The Deinococcus koreensis genome window below encodes:
- a CDS encoding glycosyltransferase: MNLTNVLTVLDVLGLLLFAAYVLQQVLSATRPRPKAPQAGSGVDIVFLIPALNEEQVIGATVQNLRATVPQARVVVVDDASDDWTTSIVRDFAARDPLVTLLRREFPQARENKGKALNWAVGTLLASPDLRGRDLSQTVFVVMDADGRIGTDFAPQVRGAFADPRVMAAQGWMRFRQTGAPAGARGAAGRMLLFQQDLEAFITGHIQRYRLLGGTASLTGNGQCMRASYLADQLRRGVEPWPDVLLEDFASAVEVRLHDPSHRVAFLSAQVQQQGLVDLGQFIRQRARWTQGTMQCLGYLPRLWQRPMHGLTRLDFSYFILAPWLNLILILSIGSQLLRRLTGWDGLALPGWAGLGLTLLPLTLQLNWALRYRAERGLPWSAVPYTLVSLPIYSAALLLNMPLAYIRHFSGQRGWYKSERHDELTHDHVPAEPHRREAHPAEAQFSSD; this comes from the coding sequence GTGAACTTGACGAATGTGCTGACCGTGCTCGACGTACTTGGACTGCTGCTCTTCGCCGCGTACGTGCTTCAACAAGTGCTGAGTGCCACCCGGCCGCGCCCAAAGGCTCCACAGGCGGGCAGCGGGGTGGACATCGTGTTCCTGATTCCGGCGCTGAACGAGGAGCAGGTCATCGGGGCGACTGTTCAGAACCTGCGCGCCACCGTGCCGCAGGCGCGCGTGGTGGTCGTCGACGACGCCAGCGACGACTGGACGACCTCGATCGTGCGGGACTTTGCCGCCCGCGACCCACTGGTCACGCTGCTGCGCCGCGAGTTTCCCCAGGCGCGCGAGAACAAGGGCAAGGCGCTGAACTGGGCCGTCGGCACCCTGCTCGCCAGCCCTGATCTCCGGGGGCGCGACCTGTCACAGACCGTCTTCGTGGTCATGGACGCCGACGGCCGGATCGGCACGGATTTTGCGCCACAGGTGCGCGGCGCCTTCGCCGATCCACGGGTCATGGCCGCGCAGGGCTGGATGCGCTTTCGCCAGACCGGCGCCCCGGCGGGTGCCCGGGGCGCGGCCGGCCGCATGCTGCTGTTCCAGCAGGATCTCGAGGCCTTCATCACCGGCCACATCCAGCGCTACCGCCTGCTGGGCGGCACGGCCTCGCTGACCGGCAACGGCCAGTGCATGCGCGCCAGCTACCTCGCCGATCAGCTCAGGCGCGGTGTGGAGCCCTGGCCCGACGTGCTGCTGGAGGATTTCGCCAGCGCGGTCGAGGTGAGGTTGCACGATCCCTCCCACCGCGTCGCCTTCCTGAGTGCCCAGGTGCAGCAGCAGGGGCTGGTCGACCTGGGGCAGTTCATCCGGCAGCGGGCACGCTGGACACAGGGCACCATGCAGTGCCTGGGCTACCTGCCGCGGCTGTGGCAGCGCCCCATGCACGGGCTGACCCGGCTGGACTTCAGCTACTTCATCCTGGCGCCCTGGCTCAACCTGATCCTGATCCTGAGCATCGGCAGCCAGCTCCTGCGCCGCCTGACGGGCTGGGACGGCCTGGCGCTGCCCGGCTGGGCGGGACTGGGGCTGACCCTGCTGCCGCTGACCCTGCAACTGAACTGGGCGCTGCGCTACCGCGCCGAGCGTGGGCTGCCGTGGTCGGCCGTGCCCTACACCCTGGTCAGCCTGCCGATCTACTCGGCGGCGCTGCTGCTGAACATGCCGCTGGCCTATATCCGGCATTTCAGCGGTCAGCGGGGCTGGTACAAGAGTGAACGCCACGACGAACTGACGCACGACCACGTTCCGGCTGAGCCGCACAGGCGCGAGGCCCACCCGGCCGAAGCGCAGTTCAGTTCAGACTGA
- the gltX gene encoding glutamate--tRNA ligase, whose amino-acid sequence MSLVTRIAPSPTGDPHVGTAYIGLFNFTLARQGGGRFILRIEDTDRGRYVADSETRIFQMMQWLGLSPDESPLQGGPGGPYRQSERFDLYGQYARQLVESGHAYYAFETPEELSALREAAQAGGHVIAVPSRELEPAQAQRRVDAGEAAVIRLKVPHDGETVVNDVLRDPIHFQNREIDDKVLLKADGFPTYHLANVVDDRLMEVTHVVRAEEWITSTPIHVLLYRAFGWPEPVWAHMPLLRNADKSKISKRKNPTSVEWYMEQGFLPEAMLNFLATMGWTHPDGLEIFDLDEFARVFRLQDVTLGGPVFSLEKLRWYNGKYLREVLGEAEVARRLHAYLSGHKVDLPDDAYFRAVTRLMTPRIEVFSEFMDKTPYFWSENYPVTEKAQGAIDAAQELLPELAARLKNLPEFDAPSIKAAFHAYAEEQGLKLGKVMPPVRAAVAGTLESPDLPDLLATLGRERVVSRIERARK is encoded by the coding sequence ATGAGTCTCGTGACCCGCATCGCGCCCAGCCCCACCGGCGACCCCCACGTGGGCACCGCGTACATCGGCCTGTTCAACTTCACCCTGGCCCGCCAGGGTGGCGGCCGCTTCATCCTGCGCATCGAGGACACGGATCGGGGCCGCTATGTGGCCGACAGTGAAACGCGCATCTTCCAGATGATGCAGTGGCTGGGCCTGAGTCCCGACGAATCGCCGCTGCAGGGCGGCCCAGGCGGCCCCTACCGCCAGAGCGAGAGATTTGACCTGTACGGCCAGTACGCCCGGCAACTGGTCGAGTCCGGCCACGCCTACTACGCCTTCGAGACGCCGGAGGAACTGAGCGCCCTGCGGGAGGCGGCGCAGGCCGGCGGGCACGTCATCGCGGTGCCCAGCCGGGAGCTGGAGCCGGCCCAGGCGCAGCGCCGGGTCGATGCGGGCGAGGCCGCCGTGATCCGCCTGAAGGTGCCGCATGACGGCGAGACGGTCGTGAACGACGTGCTGCGCGACCCGATTCATTTCCAGAACCGCGAGATCGACGACAAGGTGCTGCTCAAGGCCGACGGCTTCCCCACCTACCACCTGGCGAACGTGGTCGACGACCGCCTGATGGAGGTCACCCATGTGGTGCGCGCCGAGGAATGGATCACCTCCACGCCGATCCATGTGCTGCTCTACCGCGCCTTCGGCTGGCCCGAGCCCGTCTGGGCGCACATGCCGCTGCTGCGGAACGCCGACAAGTCCAAGATCAGCAAGCGCAAGAACCCGACCAGTGTCGAGTGGTACATGGAGCAGGGCTTCCTGCCCGAGGCCATGCTGAACTTCCTGGCGACCATGGGCTGGACGCACCCGGACGGCCTGGAGATCTTCGATCTGGACGAGTTCGCGCGGGTCTTCCGGCTGCAGGACGTGACGCTGGGGGGCCCGGTCTTCAGCCTGGAGAAGCTGCGCTGGTACAACGGCAAGTACCTGCGCGAGGTGCTCGGCGAGGCCGAGGTCGCCCGCCGCCTGCACGCCTACCTCTCCGGGCACAAGGTCGACCTGCCTGACGACGCCTACTTCCGCGCCGTGACCCGCCTGATGACGCCGCGTATCGAGGTGTTCAGCGAATTCATGGACAAGACGCCCTATTTCTGGTCGGAGAACTACCCGGTCACCGAGAAGGCCCAGGGAGCCATCGACGCGGCCCAGGAACTGCTGCCCGAACTGGCGGCGCGTCTCAAGAACCTGCCGGAGTTCGACGCCCCCAGCATCAAGGCTGCCTTCCACGCCTACGCCGAGGAACAGGGCCTGAAACTGGGCAAGGTGATGCCCCCGGTGCGCGCGGCCGTGGCGGGCACGCTGGAAAGCCCTGATCTGCCCGACCTGCTGGCCACCCTGGGCCGGGAGCGGGTCGTGAGCAGGATCGAGCGGGCCCGGAAGTAG
- a CDS encoding fasciclin domain-containing protein — translation MTVTSCSSMMDTTPTIAGVVAADANFSTLKAALAAAGLTETLNGTGPYTVFAPTNAAFAKLPAATLESLLKPENKAQLSAILLYHVVPGKVLAADVVKLTSAKTVNGANVTIAVSGGTVTLNGNSTVTKTDVPASNGVIHVIDTVLLPPAP, via the coding sequence ATGACCGTGACCTCCTGTAGCTCCATGATGGACACCACCCCGACCATCGCAGGGGTCGTCGCGGCGGATGCCAACTTCAGCACGCTGAAGGCGGCGCTGGCGGCCGCTGGCCTCACCGAGACCCTGAACGGCACCGGGCCGTACACCGTGTTCGCCCCGACCAACGCGGCCTTCGCCAAACTGCCTGCGGCCACACTCGAATCCCTGCTCAAACCCGAGAACAAGGCGCAGCTCTCGGCGATCCTGCTGTACCACGTGGTTCCCGGCAAGGTGCTCGCCGCCGATGTGGTCAAGCTCACCAGCGCGAAAACCGTGAACGGCGCGAACGTCACCATCGCGGTCAGTGGGGGAACGGTCACGCTGAACGGCAACTCGACCGTCACGAAGACGGATGTGCCCGCCAGCAACGGGGTCATCCACGTGATCGACACGGTGCTGCTGCCTCCCGCGCCGTAA
- a CDS encoding META domain-containing protein — translation MLPLLALLALTFGGGPGAAGPGGAAMTPPALALGDTIWTLTSLSLGGVSIAPGRRLTRPSLRLSGPSLTGPSLTGTTGCSPLKASVRVRGQSIVIRGIDAGSSDRCPDHALSLREDFTFLLGSATRYELQGETLTISGPAGFLKFIRGAGDPPARPER, via the coding sequence ATGCTGCCGCTGCTCGCCCTGCTGGCCCTGACCTTCGGAGGTGGGCCGGGAGCCGCCGGCCCCGGAGGAGCCGCCATGACACCGCCTGCCCTGGCCCTGGGCGACACCATCTGGACACTGACCTCGCTGTCGCTGGGTGGCGTGTCCATCGCGCCGGGACGGCGGCTGACCCGGCCCAGCCTCCGGCTCTCCGGCCCCAGTCTGACCGGCCCCTCCCTGACCGGCACCACCGGCTGCAGCCCCCTGAAGGCCAGCGTGCGCGTGCGGGGGCAGAGCATCGTGATCCGGGGGATCGACGCCGGCTCCAGCGACCGCTGCCCGGATCACGCGCTGAGCCTGCGGGAGGACTTCACGTTCCTGCTCGGTTCGGCCACCCGCTACGAACTCCAGGGCGAGACCCTGACGATCTCCGGCCCGGCTGGATTCCTGAAGTTCATCCGTGGGGCAGGCGATCCTCCTGCGCGGCCCGAGCGCTGA
- a CDS encoding cobalamin B12-binding domain-containing protein, protein MDDRRIRVLIAKPGMDGHDRGAKVVARALRDAGMEVIYTGLRQTAEMIVNAAVQEDVDAIGLSVLSGAHMHYFREVMALLKERGAEDIIVFGGGIIPDQDLPKLEELGVGKVFTPGASTQDAAAYLRDAARQRWQAQGEA, encoded by the coding sequence ATGGACGACCGCCGAATTCGGGTCTTGATCGCCAAACCGGGCATGGACGGCCACGACCGGGGCGCCAAGGTCGTGGCCCGCGCCCTGCGCGACGCGGGCATGGAAGTGATCTACACGGGGCTGCGCCAGACCGCCGAGATGATCGTGAACGCCGCTGTGCAAGAAGACGTGGACGCCATCGGCCTGAGCGTGCTCTCGGGCGCCCACATGCACTATTTCCGCGAGGTCATGGCGCTGCTGAAAGAACGCGGCGCCGAGGACATCATCGTGTTCGGCGGCGGGATCATCCCGGATCAGGACCTGCCGAAATTGGAGGAGCTGGGCGTGGGCAAGGTCTTCACGCCGGGCGCCAGCACCCAGGACGCCGCCGCCTACCTGCGGGACGCCGCGAGGCAGCGCTGGCAGGCCCAGGGCGAGGCGTGA
- a CDS encoding MFS transporter produces MSEATSAPAARLDLGRLFPLYLAQALATGATTVSTVLSSLIMSGLGSESLAGLPSTLIQASAALSAGAFGALMLRSGRRLGLGLAFTLGALGAAVGFLGARAGLMGLFLLGAAMMGGAQGGYQQARYAAAESVPEARRGTALGALMLMSVLGSFLVTGFSRPIEGLGGLLGTTAEVAGWLVGGSLLGVAAGLMLAWRPLQAPALGAKTARLSMRAAFAIPGVRSTALALATAQGVMVTLMSLTPLRAHHMGVEHAGVAALISGHILGMFGFGWLTGPLIDRFGLRLGYVGGAALLLSAALTAALPGTVWLGVSMFLLGLGWNLAFVAGSKALTRFPAVQGVTDGLGYVASGLGTLLGGVIIARAGFTTLAALCALWALLPLFSAWRVRPAAPVSTARG; encoded by the coding sequence ATGAGTGAGGCCACCTCCGCCCCGGCCGCCCGGCTGGATCTGGGGCGGCTCTTTCCGCTGTATCTGGCGCAGGCCCTGGCGACCGGCGCGACCACGGTCAGCACGGTGCTCTCCAGCCTGATCATGTCGGGGCTGGGCAGCGAGAGCCTGGCCGGGCTACCCAGCACGCTGATCCAGGCCTCGGCGGCGCTCTCCGCCGGGGCCTTCGGCGCGCTGATGCTGCGCTCGGGGCGACGGCTGGGGCTGGGGCTGGCCTTCACGCTGGGAGCGCTGGGCGCGGCCGTGGGCTTCCTCGGCGCCCGCGCCGGCCTGATGGGACTGTTCCTGCTGGGCGCGGCCATGATGGGCGGCGCCCAGGGCGGCTACCAGCAGGCCCGCTACGCCGCCGCCGAGAGCGTGCCCGAAGCCCGGCGCGGCACCGCCCTGGGCGCCCTGATGCTGATGAGCGTGCTGGGCTCGTTCTTGGTTACCGGCTTCTCGCGGCCCATCGAGGGGCTGGGCGGCCTGCTGGGCACCACCGCCGAGGTCGCCGGCTGGCTGGTCGGCGGCAGCCTGCTGGGCGTGGCGGCCGGGCTGATGCTGGCGTGGCGGCCCCTTCAGGCGCCGGCGCTGGGAGCGAAGACGGCGCGGCTCTCCATGCGGGCCGCCTTCGCCATTCCGGGGGTGCGCTCCACCGCCCTGGCCCTGGCGACCGCGCAGGGCGTAATGGTCACGCTGATGAGCCTCACGCCGCTGCGGGCCCACCACATGGGCGTGGAGCACGCGGGGGTGGCAGCGCTGATCTCGGGGCACATCCTGGGCATGTTCGGCTTCGGCTGGCTGACCGGGCCGCTGATCGACCGCTTCGGCCTGCGCCTGGGCTACGTGGGCGGCGCGGCGCTGCTGCTGTCGGCGGCCCTCACGGCCGCGCTGCCGGGCACCGTCTGGCTGGGCGTGAGCATGTTCCTGCTGGGCCTGGGCTGGAACCTGGCCTTCGTGGCGGGCTCCAAGGCCCTGACCCGCTTTCCGGCCGTGCAGGGCGTCACGGACGGCCTGGGCTACGTGGCCTCGGGCCTGGGCACGCTGCTGGGCGGGGTGATCATCGCCCGCGCCGGCTTCACCACTCTGGCGGCCCTGTGCGCCCTCTGGGCGCTGCTGCCGCTGTTCAGCGCGTGGCGGGTGCGCCCGGCCGCGCCGGTCAGTACAGCCCGGGGATAA
- a CDS encoding methyltransferase family protein, with product MRSPGQDRAVSAFMARGGAFVVGQVLLLFLIGLSGARSGRRGSVLGLALMLAGGALGLRGGRNLTPLPEPLPGGHLVTGGAYSVVRHPIYAALLLAAVGWGVYRGSGVALGWTAALGVLFHFKADHEEAALLGRFPEYAAYRARVRRFIPGLY from the coding sequence ATGCGCAGTCCAGGGCAAGACCGTGCAGTGTCGGCTTTCATGGCGCGGGGCGGCGCGTTCGTGGTCGGGCAGGTTCTACTGCTCTTTCTGATCGGCCTGAGCGGGGCGAGGTCGGGCCGGCGAGGTTCAGTGCTCGGGCTGGCGCTGATGCTCGCCGGAGGGGCGCTGGGCCTGCGCGGGGGCCGCAACCTGACGCCGTTGCCGGAGCCCCTGCCAGGCGGGCACCTGGTCACGGGCGGGGCCTACAGCGTCGTGCGACACCCCATCTATGCAGCGCTGCTGCTCGCCGCCGTGGGCTGGGGTGTCTACCGGGGGAGCGGTGTGGCGCTGGGCTGGACGGCCGCGCTGGGCGTGCTGTTCCACTTCAAGGCCGACCACGAGGAAGCGGCGCTGCTGGGGCGGTTTCCCGAGTACGCCGCCTACCGCGCCCGCGTGAGGCGCTTTATCCCCGGGCTGTACTGA
- the pstB gene encoding phosphate ABC transporter ATP-binding protein PstB, with the protein MTPLLSAQDVNIYYSANHAVKNVNLDVQRGTVNALIGPSGCGKTTFLRAINRMHDLTPGARVTGKILLDGQDIYDPGVDPVSMRRRVGMVFQKPNPFPTMSVFENVVSGLKLAGVRNRDQLMEVAERSLKGAALWDEVKDRLKAPATGLSGGQQQRLCIARALAVEPEILLMDEPTSALDPASTARIEDLMQGLKQIATIVIVTHNMHQAARVSDTTSFFLVGDLVEHGVTDQIFTSPRDERTEAYISGRFG; encoded by the coding sequence ATGACCCCCCTGCTCAGCGCGCAAGACGTGAACATCTACTACAGCGCCAACCACGCCGTGAAAAACGTGAATCTGGACGTGCAGCGCGGCACCGTGAACGCCCTGATCGGCCCGTCCGGCTGCGGCAAGACCACCTTCCTGCGCGCCATCAACCGCATGCACGACCTGACCCCCGGCGCCCGCGTGACCGGAAAGATCCTGCTGGACGGCCAGGATATCTACGACCCCGGCGTCGATCCGGTGAGCATGCGCCGCCGGGTGGGCATGGTCTTCCAGAAGCCCAATCCCTTTCCCACCATGAGCGTCTTCGAGAACGTGGTCTCGGGCCTGAAGCTGGCGGGCGTCCGCAACCGCGACCAGCTCATGGAGGTCGCCGAGCGCAGCCTCAAGGGCGCCGCTCTCTGGGACGAGGTCAAAGACCGCCTCAAGGCGCCGGCCACCGGCCTGTCCGGCGGGCAGCAGCAGCGGCTGTGTATCGCCCGCGCGCTGGCCGTGGAGCCCGAGATCCTGCTGATGGACGAGCCCACCAGTGCCCTCGACCCCGCCAGCACCGCCCGTATCGAGGATCTGATGCAGGGGCTTAAGCAGATCGCCACCATCGTGATCGTGACCCACAACATGCATCAGGCGGCGCGCGTGAGCGACACCACCTCCTTTTTCCTGGTGGGCGACTTGGTCGAGCACGGCGTCACCGACCAGATCTTCACCTCCCCGCGCGACGAGCGCACCGAGGCGTACATCAGCGGCCGCTTCGGCTGA
- the pstA gene encoding phosphate ABC transporter permease PstA, producing MSAATPARANAPTRLSPARRAQNLIMGALILVATLVVVAPLVLIFIYLLREGLGAMNADFFTKVPAPEGETGGGLLNAITGSVQMLLMASVIGVLVGVSGGIFLSEYPRHPLMPSIRMLSDVLAGIPAIVMGLVAYGLIVLQFGFSGFAGALALGFLMIPIVVRTSEEVLKLVPQTVREAGLALGLPKWLVTLRIVLPAAAGGIITGIMLALARVAGEAAPLLFTAFGNPNVNLDPGKPMSALPLEIYRGATSAYDENQRLAKAGALLLISLIFVTSLLARRFSRRR from the coding sequence ATGAGCGCCGCCACCCCTGCACGCGCCAACGCGCCCACGCGGCTCAGTCCGGCCCGCCGCGCCCAGAACCTGATCATGGGGGCGCTGATCCTGGTGGCGACCCTGGTCGTGGTGGCGCCGCTGGTGCTGATCTTCATCTACCTGCTGCGCGAGGGCCTGGGCGCCATGAACGCCGACTTCTTCACCAAGGTGCCGGCCCCAGAGGGCGAGACTGGCGGCGGGCTGCTCAACGCCATCACCGGCTCGGTGCAGATGCTGCTGATGGCCTCGGTGATCGGCGTGCTGGTGGGGGTCTCGGGCGGCATCTTCCTCTCGGAGTACCCGCGCCACCCGCTGATGCCCAGTATCAGGATGCTCAGCGACGTGCTGGCCGGCATTCCGGCCATCGTCATGGGCCTGGTCGCCTACGGCCTGATCGTGCTGCAGTTCGGCTTCTCGGGCTTCGCGGGCGCGCTGGCACTGGGCTTCCTGATGATTCCCATCGTGGTGCGAACCAGCGAGGAAGTGCTCAAACTGGTACCCCAGACGGTGCGCGAGGCCGGGCTGGCGCTGGGGCTGCCCAAATGGCTGGTCACGCTGCGGATCGTGCTGCCGGCGGCGGCCGGGGGCATCATCACCGGGATCATGCTGGCGCTGGCGCGGGTGGCGGGCGAGGCCGCGCCGCTGCTGTTCACCGCCTTCGGCAACCCGAACGTGAACCTCGACCCCGGTAAGCCCATGAGCGCCCTGCCCCTGGAAATCTACCGGGGCGCCACCAGCGCCTACGACGAGAACCAGCGGCTGGCGAAGGCCGGCGCCCTGCTGCTGATCAGCCTGATCTTCGTGACCAGCCTGCTGGCCCGCCGCTTCAGCCGCCGCAGATAG
- the pstC gene encoding phosphate ABC transporter permease subunit PstC, with protein MSEPAKPAPRRGLSSRSDRTFEVVILALASVIVLVFLTSIWQLAKESWPALQQFGWRFFTERTWNPVNNSFGAVSMITGTLVTSLAALVISVPLAIASALFVAEYAPKWLANPVGYLIELLAAVPSVVYGLWALFVIAPILSRWEQGFFAQPDKVATYTACKNLWDQGQTTLQCFFVPSTFDGRGLALAIIILTVMILPYTASVARDVIRLVPADQREAMYALGATKWEVISRAILPYARAGIMGGVILALGRALGETLAVAMVIGDSQELLKSLFGGASTMASVIANQFGDAQERLHRSSVVTLGLSLFFLSVAVNYVARLIIARLTPKGIL; from the coding sequence ATGAGTGAACCTGCCAAACCCGCCCCGCGCCGTGGCCTGTCCAGCCGCAGCGACCGCACCTTCGAGGTGGTGATCCTGGCGCTCGCCTCGGTGATCGTGCTGGTGTTCCTGACCAGCATCTGGCAGCTCGCCAAGGAGTCGTGGCCCGCCCTGCAGCAGTTCGGCTGGCGCTTTTTCACCGAGCGGACGTGGAATCCGGTGAACAACTCCTTCGGCGCGGTGTCGATGATCACGGGCACGCTGGTGACCAGTCTGGCGGCGCTGGTGATCAGCGTGCCCCTGGCGATCGCCAGCGCACTGTTCGTCGCTGAGTACGCCCCGAAGTGGCTGGCAAACCCGGTCGGCTACCTGATCGAGCTGCTGGCCGCCGTGCCCAGCGTGGTGTACGGCCTGTGGGCGCTGTTCGTGATCGCGCCCATCCTGAGCCGCTGGGAGCAGGGCTTCTTCGCCCAGCCCGACAAGGTGGCGACCTACACGGCCTGCAAGAACCTCTGGGATCAGGGACAGACCACGCTGCAGTGCTTCTTCGTGCCCAGTACCTTCGACGGGCGCGGGCTGGCGCTGGCGATCATCATCCTGACCGTGATGATCCTGCCCTACACCGCCTCGGTGGCCCGCGACGTGATCCGGCTGGTGCCCGCCGACCAGCGCGAGGCGATGTATGCGCTGGGAGCCACCAAATGGGAAGTCATCTCGCGCGCCATCCTGCCCTACGCCCGCGCCGGCATCATGGGCGGCGTGATCCTGGCGCTGGGCCGCGCGCTGGGTGAGACCCTGGCCGTGGCGATGGTGATCGGGGATTCCCAGGAACTCCTCAAGAGCCTGTTCGGCGGCGCCAGCACCATGGCGTCCGTCATCGCCAACCAGTTCGGCGACGCGCAGGAACGGCTGCACCGCTCCTCGGTCGTCACGCTGGGCCTGAGCCTGTTCTTCCTGAGCGTGGCCGTGAACTACGTGGCCCGGCTGATCATCGCCCGCCTGACGCCCAAGGGCATCCTGTGA
- the pstS gene encoding phosphate ABC transporter substrate-binding protein PstS — MKKTFLLGLALVVTSASAQSLTGAGASFPFPLYSKMFAEYKKESGVDVNYQSVGSGAGQKQITERTVDFAGSDNPMSDESMKAAPAALVHIPTAIGAVVPAYNLPGVTEPLKFTGKVLADIYLGKIKTWNDKAIAALNPGVTIPPLPITVARRSDGSGTTFVFADYLSKVSTEWKSKVGVGNSLQWPVGTGARGNDGVAGVVKSTPGAIGYVELVYAKQNKLPFGSVQNRAGKFVLADNGPAAQAARGVVIPADTRVSLTNSANADAYPIASFTYLIFYKEQKYGNRTAAQAAALKKMLTWMVTTGQQFNEPLDYAKLPDNVSSKAKALINSLTFDGKKI, encoded by the coding sequence ATGAAGAAGACCTTCCTCCTGGGCCTGGCCCTTGTCGTAACCTCCGCCTCCGCGCAGAGCCTGACCGGCGCGGGCGCCAGCTTCCCCTTCCCGCTGTACTCCAAGATGTTCGCCGAGTACAAGAAGGAAAGCGGCGTCGATGTGAACTACCAGTCGGTCGGCAGCGGCGCCGGCCAGAAGCAGATCACCGAGCGCACCGTGGACTTCGCCGGCTCCGACAACCCCATGAGCGACGAGTCGATGAAGGCTGCGCCCGCCGCGCTGGTGCATATCCCCACCGCCATCGGCGCCGTGGTGCCCGCCTACAACCTGCCCGGCGTGACTGAGCCCCTGAAGTTCACCGGCAAGGTGCTCGCCGACATCTACCTGGGTAAGATCAAGACCTGGAACGACAAGGCCATCGCCGCCCTGAACCCCGGCGTGACCATCCCCCCGCTGCCCATCACGGTGGCCCGCCGCTCCGACGGCTCGGGCACGACCTTCGTGTTCGCGGACTACCTGTCCAAGGTCAGCACCGAGTGGAAGAGCAAGGTCGGCGTGGGCAACTCGCTGCAGTGGCCGGTCGGCACCGGCGCCCGGGGCAACGACGGCGTGGCCGGTGTGGTCAAGAGCACGCCCGGCGCGATCGGGTACGTGGAACTGGTGTACGCCAAGCAGAACAAGCTGCCCTTCGGCTCCGTGCAGAACCGCGCCGGCAAGTTCGTGCTGGCCGACAACGGCCCCGCTGCCCAGGCGGCCAGGGGCGTCGTGATTCCCGCCGACACCCGCGTTTCGCTGACCAACTCGGCCAACGCCGACGCCTACCCGATTGCCAGCTTCACCTACCTGATCTTCTACAAGGAGCAGAAGTACGGCAACCGCACGGCGGCCCAGGCGGCGGCCCTGAAGAAGATGCTGACCTGGATGGTCACCACGGGCCAGCAGTTCAACGAGCCCCTGGACTACGCCAAACTCCCCGACAACGTGTCCAGCAAGGCCAAAGCGCTGATCAACTCGCTGACCTTCGACGGCAAGAAGATCTGA
- the plsY gene encoding glycerol-3-phosphate 1-O-acyltransferase PlsY → MILLTVLALLASYLLGAIPAAAWVARGRGVDIRKVGSGNSGATNVLRSLGKGPALTVALFDILKGGLAVWLARTLGLEPGWDGLCGLAAVLGHNFSPFLRFRGGKGVATSFGTIAALDPLVGASVFVLGIATMWLTRFVSAGSILGAVGAGLMVLVLNRPWWLSAVVIVLAALLIVQHRENVRKLQAGTERRLGERVDEQVN, encoded by the coding sequence GTGATCCTCCTGACCGTGCTCGCCCTGCTCGCCTCGTATCTGCTGGGGGCCATTCCGGCGGCCGCCTGGGTGGCCCGTGGGCGCGGTGTGGACATCCGCAAGGTGGGCAGCGGCAACAGCGGCGCCACCAACGTGCTGCGCTCGCTGGGCAAGGGCCCGGCGCTGACCGTGGCCCTCTTCGACATCCTGAAGGGCGGGCTGGCGGTGTGGCTGGCGCGCACCCTGGGGCTGGAGCCGGGCTGGGACGGGCTGTGTGGGCTGGCGGCCGTGCTCGGGCATAATTTCAGCCCCTTCCTGCGATTCCGGGGCGGCAAGGGCGTGGCGACCAGCTTCGGCACCATCGCGGCGCTCGATCCGCTGGTGGGGGCCAGCGTGTTCGTGCTGGGTATCGCCACCATGTGGCTGACCCGTTTCGTCAGCGCGGGCAGCATCCTCGGGGCGGTGGGCGCCGGGCTGATGGTGCTGGTGCTGAACCGGCCGTGGTGGCTCAGCGCCGTGGTGATCGTGCTGGCGGCCCTGCTGATCGTCCAGCACCGTGAGAATGTCCGCAAGCTGCAGGCCGGCACCGAGCGGCGGCTGGGCGAGCGGGTGGATGAACAGGTGAACTGA